The Acaryochloris thomasi RCC1774 DNA segment TCTCTGTCCTGCAGTTGCCAAAAGTCTGAAGCATCGATATATAGAATGTATTGAGATGGGCGAGACTATCAGTTATGAAGAGACTCGCTTCAGAAACAAGCAGAAAGTTTACTGGCTCACCAGCTTAACGCCATTATTTGATTCGCACTCACGGGTTTACCGGATTATCGGTACCAGTATTGACATCACACCCCGAAAGCGAACAGAGCAACAGTTGCAGCAGGCCCATGATGAATTAGCAAGCTCCAATCTAGAGCTAGAACAGTTTGCCTACGTTGCATCTCATGACCTTCAGGAGCCACTCCGGAAGATTACGAGTTACTCTGAACTGCTGGTTCGGCGTCACGAGGGTCAGTTTGATGAAAAATCTGATAAGTACCTGCGTTATGTTGCAGAAGGGGCAACCCGAATGCAAACGTTAATCCGAGATTTACTTGCTTATTCTAAGGTCGGGCGCACAGGGATTGAAAAGGGATCAACAGACCTGAGCATTATTATGAGTCAAGTCACCACAGATTTAGGAGCAGTGATTGAAGAGAGTCATGCAACGCTCGATATAGACCGATTGCCTACAGTTTATGTAAATTCAACGCTTATCCGGCAGCTCTTGCAAAATCTAGTTGGCAACGCGCTAAAGTACCGAACAGAAGTACCGCCTCACGTGCAGGTGAAAGCTGACTCCACGGAGGACGGCTGGACTTTTTCCATTGCAGATAACGGTATTGGGATTGCTCCCGAATTTAGAGAACGAATCTTTGTTGTATTCCAGCGACTTCATCACCGTAATCAATACACGGGTACCGGGATTGGTTTATCGATCTGTAAAAAGATCGTCGAATTCCACGGCGGTCACATATGGCTAGAATCTGAGGTGGGCCAAGGCTGTACCTTCTATTTCACGTTACCGCAGGAAGTTCTGAGACAGGATGCCTGTCCACATCTTGCCACAGCAATGGCCCATTGACCTTCGAGGGCATTGCATCGATTTTCTGGTGAAGCCGATCAGAACGACATCAATCACAATTCTTTTCCTGAACAGCTCAGGCGTCATCGGTGATCTGAACCAGATGGATGTGCTTGTACCCCAGCTTGATTTCAAACTCATCTCCGGTTTGTAGTTCCATCTTCTCGGTATAGGTAGCCCCGATCACAATCTGCCCATTCTTGTGAACTTTGACCCGATAGGTGGCCTCTCGCCCTCTACCATCGCCATTAACTTCACCATCTAGAGAAATGCCCTTGGCCTCCAAGATGGCACTCATAAAACTACTTAGGTTGACTCGCCCATCGATCTCATAGCCACATTCCTTTGCTTTTTCACGTTTAGAAAGGTGGGATAAGCTTTTGATCTTGTTGAGTAGTTCTTTGCCGACTAAGGGCTGAATGTCTTGTTTCTTTGCTGCTGTTTTCTTCGCCATCAATGCTGAATGCCCTTGATTGAATTGAGTCGGAATTGATTGTAGACCAAACTAGGGATATAGCTTAGCAAAATCCCTAATTCTCACGGGGTCTGGCCTTATTGACCTTGAGCGTTCGGCCCATCCATTCAGCCTGATCGAGTTCAGCGATCGCTTTTTCTTCTTCAGCATCAGAACTCATATCTACGAAAGCAAAGCCTCTGGGCCGTCCGGTCTCGCGGT contains these protein-coding regions:
- a CDS encoding RNA recognition motif domain-containing protein; the encoded protein is MTIYVGNLSYDATQNDIQEVFAEYGTVKKAHVPTDRETGRPRGFAFVDMSSDAEEEKAIAELDQAEWMGRTLKVNKARPREN
- a CDS encoding AbrB family transcriptional regulator, whose protein sequence is MAKKTAAKKQDIQPLVGKELLNKIKSLSHLSKREKAKECGYEIDGRVNLSSFMSAILEAKGISLDGEVNGDGRGREATYRVKVHKNGQIVIGATYTEKMELQTGDEFEIKLGYKHIHLVQITDDA
- a CDS encoding sensor histidine kinase gives rise to the protein MELSEANQALEEQIKVRELAEIERTKSQQRLQLALEGSGDGLWDWDITQDRIYFGPRYQVMLGYEVGELEGGLSVWKNLIHPEDRPWVIDKLRTHLEGDGFPYAFDYRVRMKSGKWKWIANFGKVVQHDDQGQPIRMTGTHRDISNRKQSELALRHKEAFLSSVYDGTEEGIFVIDVRGEHDFRFAGLNPTYEQLTGLRSFEIKGAVLDEVLCPAVAKSLKHRYIECIEMGETISYEETRFRNKQKVYWLTSLTPLFDSHSRVYRIIGTSIDITPRKRTEQQLQQAHDELASSNLELEQFAYVASHDLQEPLRKITSYSELLVRRHEGQFDEKSDKYLRYVAEGATRMQTLIRDLLAYSKVGRTGIEKGSTDLSIIMSQVTTDLGAVIEESHATLDIDRLPTVYVNSTLIRQLLQNLVGNALKYRTEVPPHVQVKADSTEDGWTFSIADNGIGIAPEFRERIFVVFQRLHHRNQYTGTGIGLSICKKIVEFHGGHIWLESEVGQGCTFYFTLPQEVLRQDACPHLATAMAH